In Planifilum fulgidum, a single window of DNA contains:
- a CDS encoding O-antigen ligase family protein, producing the protein MSRDFPDNLAARMIQALILSIIISPWLPPVVLLIIALLTPFFVKRPWPIRGFPEGIFIGFLLLSAISWCFNPSWIYGIPVGLIPMAVFLAYYLLAVWIKRGLDWSWYEIQRLYLLFWVAGLYIAVVVLLQGIGWISQEASWWGRLLGYSAIYQNDLTRSVGTSTNSNLAAALLICLALISTYAFSVLKKRWQKVAALAAFFLFCVAIWMTGSRGAWVGLTVGLLVQVWMTGNRRRTVLLFAFLVLLGYVIYTNQTLIPREETLFATITVRIFVWQNAFRIFQDHWLLGVLPLHFSQVFAELTGKHIYHAHNIFLGVATEFGVVGLVLFLLMIGLTVYRARKWRKMAIRLEEKRLSGMMLSLIFAFLGHGMYDYTIIAPQVGSLFFLSVILIHWQYERRCRMPAPSPRVTEDQRKSSAS; encoded by the coding sequence TTGAGCAGGGATTTTCCTGACAACCTGGCAGCCCGGATGATTCAGGCTCTGATCCTGTCCATCATCATTTCCCCGTGGTTGCCTCCGGTTGTTCTGTTGATCATCGCTCTTCTCACTCCCTTTTTCGTCAAGAGGCCCTGGCCGATCCGGGGTTTTCCGGAGGGAATCTTCATCGGGTTCCTTCTTTTGAGCGCGATCAGTTGGTGTTTCAATCCTTCCTGGATTTACGGCATTCCCGTCGGTTTGATCCCGATGGCGGTGTTTTTGGCCTATTATCTGCTCGCGGTGTGGATCAAACGGGGATTGGACTGGTCGTGGTACGAAATTCAACGGCTGTACCTTTTGTTCTGGGTGGCCGGTTTGTATATCGCTGTCGTCGTCCTTCTGCAGGGGATTGGATGGATTTCCCAGGAGGCATCCTGGTGGGGGCGGCTGTTGGGGTATTCCGCCATTTACCAAAATGACCTGACGCGCAGTGTGGGAACGTCGACCAATTCCAATTTGGCGGCCGCATTGTTGATCTGTCTGGCTCTGATCAGCACCTACGCCTTTTCGGTTCTGAAGAAGCGTTGGCAGAAGGTTGCCGCCTTAGCCGCCTTTTTTTTATTTTGTGTTGCCATCTGGATGACCGGTTCCCGGGGAGCCTGGGTGGGATTGACCGTCGGGCTTTTGGTCCAGGTATGGATGACCGGCAACCGCCGCAGGACGGTTCTGCTGTTCGCCTTTCTCGTTCTTTTGGGATACGTGATTTACACCAACCAGACGCTGATTCCCCGGGAAGAGACGCTCTTTGCGACGATCACCGTGCGGATCTTTGTCTGGCAGAACGCTTTTCGCATCTTTCAGGATCACTGGCTGCTCGGGGTGCTTCCCCTTCATTTTAGTCAGGTCTTTGCCGAATTGACGGGCAAACATATTTATCACGCCCACAACATCTTTCTGGGCGTTGCGACGGAATTCGGCGTGGTGGGGCTTGTCCTCTTTTTGCTGATGATCGGATTGACCGTCTACCGGGCCCGGAAATGGCGCAAGATGGCCATCCGGCTCGAGGAAAAACGCCTGTCCGGCATGATGCTGTCGCTGATCTTCGCTTTTCTCGGCCATGGAATGTACGATTACACGATCATCGCCCCGCAGGTGGGAAGTCTGTTCTTCCTGAGCGTGATCCTGATCCATTGGCAGTATGAACGGCGGTGCCGAATGCCCGCCCCATCCCCGCGCGTGACGGAGGACCAGCGGAAATCGTCCGCATCTTGA